Proteins from a genomic interval of Nitrospina gracilis Nb-211:
- a CDS encoding c-type cytochrome produces MKHPTWQTSAWHWMGAILFLFATATPAFADASLFEQKQCGACHRLSAEEPAETHAAPDLFYAGDKYQKAWLVEYLQNPETIRKMGHPRDPGFLKGEPEFKGPHVSVSTQEAESLASFLMTQKLEGLEPLSLDLKPLARGERVRAKMLFERDHSCIACHESYNLARQPRGGVSGPSLTNAGNRLQTEWVYRWLKDPKQFTGKSRMPVYDFDEAELKLMTRYVMSHKKDEK; encoded by the coding sequence ATGAAACACCCTACCTGGCAGACGAGCGCATGGCATTGGATGGGAGCGATCCTTTTCCTGTTCGCCACCGCCACGCCTGCATTCGCCGATGCCTCCTTGTTCGAGCAGAAACAGTGCGGTGCGTGTCATCGACTGTCGGCAGAAGAACCTGCGGAAACACACGCCGCACCGGACCTGTTTTACGCGGGCGACAAATATCAAAAAGCGTGGCTGGTGGAATACCTGCAAAACCCGGAGACCATCCGTAAGATGGGGCATCCGCGCGATCCGGGTTTTCTGAAAGGCGAGCCGGAATTCAAAGGCCCGCACGTGTCGGTGAGCACACAGGAGGCGGAATCGCTCGCTTCGTTCCTCATGACGCAGAAGCTGGAAGGGCTGGAGCCGCTGTCACTCGACCTCAAGCCGCTGGCGCGCGGGGAGCGGGTGCGCGCCAAGATGCTGTTCGAACGCGACCACAGTTGCATCGCCTGTCACGAAAGCTACAACCTGGCGCGTCAGCCGCGCGGCGGGGTGTCGGGTCCGTCGCTCACCAACGCGGGCAACCGTCTGCAAACCGAGTGGGTGTACCGCTGGCTGAAAGATCCCAAACAGTTCACCGGGAAAAGCCGCATGCCGGTGTACGATTTCGACGAGGCCGAATTGAAGCTGATGACGCGCTACGTCATGTCGCACAAGAAGGATGAAAAATGA
- a CDS encoding c-type cytochrome, with product MMRARLSDFMRSRFRLSFACALAFTVMLAACGDDAPKPESAQPKPPVAQTPPPPPQPEPAKAQRAYPVTDETRATYQYYCTQCHGLKGKGNGINARHVVVPPRDHTKAEYLESRSDEQLFHAIKHGGLSTGRAPCMPAWGNTFDDAMIHSLVSYIRELCECEGLF from the coding sequence ATGATGCGCGCCCGGCTCTCCGATTTCATGCGTTCGCGGTTCCGCCTTTCATTTGCGTGCGCGTTGGCGTTCACGGTAATGCTGGCCGCGTGCGGCGACGACGCACCGAAACCCGAATCGGCTCAACCCAAACCGCCGGTGGCGCAGACTCCACCGCCCCCGCCTCAACCGGAACCGGCGAAAGCCCAGCGCGCGTATCCCGTCACCGACGAGACCCGCGCCACCTATCAGTATTACTGCACGCAGTGCCACGGATTGAAGGGCAAGGGCAACGGCATCAACGCCCGCCACGTGGTGGTGCCGCCACGCGACCACACAAAAGCGGAGTACCTGGAAAGCCGCTCCGACGAACAGTTGTTTCATGCCATCAAACACGGCGGCCTCTCCACCGGCCGCGCCCCGTGCATGCCCGCCTGGGGCAACACCTTCGACGACGCCATGATCCACTCCCTTGTCAGCTACATTCGCGAGCTGTGCGAGTGCGAAGGCCTGTTCTGA
- a CDS encoding DUF1015 domain-containing protein, translating into MISDQGVRNAVHGICPGERSASPLQPDFQDRNMVAIAPFTGLLYNEQEAGPLADLVAPPYDVIRPDQQDDLYRRSPYNVVRLILGKQCSHDTETDNRYSRSAKDFADWQAKGVLKEDDRPGFYVYAQEYTYNGRAYNRYGFFARVRLEEFSKGNICPHEFTLAKAKEDRAKLIRACRANFSAVFGLFSDPGHSVDRALEETMQSNPLAEIEEDGVTHRFWRLTDPTTLAKIAEQFENKKVYIADGHHRYETALAYHLENGGPGSDSAHVLMFLTNMDNDALAIYPIHRQVKSPEPFNRDAFLKKLEPYFHIQAFPKNTSASVMIPTLEEVGNQGVAFCAYLGGGDAVLLKLKDVDAVVPHMSPEDAEALKVLDVFQLHTLVLKHLMGIDTKRPEHQQYITYNVRVEESMQNVDKGEFDLVFFMNATRIEQVRNLAEQGVRLPQKATYFYPKLLSGLVINRFKS; encoded by the coding sequence ATGATTTCCGATCAGGGCGTCCGCAACGCCGTGCATGGCATTTGCCCGGGCGAGCGATCTGCTTCCCCTCTCCAACCCGATTTTCAGGATCGCAATATGGTGGCCATCGCACCCTTCACCGGATTGCTTTACAACGAACAGGAAGCCGGACCGCTGGCGGATCTCGTGGCCCCCCCGTACGATGTCATTCGCCCCGACCAGCAGGACGACCTCTACCGCAGGAGTCCGTACAACGTGGTGCGCCTGATCCTCGGCAAACAGTGCAGTCACGATACCGAAACCGACAACCGCTACTCTCGCTCGGCGAAAGACTTCGCTGACTGGCAGGCAAAAGGCGTTCTGAAAGAAGACGACCGGCCCGGGTTTTACGTTTACGCGCAGGAGTACACTTACAACGGGCGCGCTTACAACCGCTATGGATTTTTCGCGCGCGTGCGGCTGGAGGAGTTCAGCAAGGGCAACATCTGTCCGCACGAGTTCACGCTGGCCAAAGCGAAAGAAGACCGCGCGAAACTGATCCGCGCCTGCCGCGCCAACTTCAGCGCCGTGTTCGGTTTGTTCTCCGATCCCGGCCACAGCGTGGACCGCGCGCTGGAGGAAACCATGCAGTCAAACCCGCTGGCGGAAATCGAGGAAGACGGTGTGACCCACCGGTTCTGGAGGCTCACCGACCCGACAACTCTGGCGAAGATCGCGGAACAGTTCGAAAACAAAAAGGTGTACATTGCCGACGGACATCACCGTTACGAAACGGCGCTCGCCTACCATCTGGAAAACGGCGGACCCGGAAGCGACTCGGCGCACGTGCTGATGTTCCTCACCAATATGGATAATGACGCGCTCGCTATTTACCCCATCCACCGGCAGGTCAAATCACCGGAACCGTTCAACCGCGATGCGTTCCTCAAAAAACTCGAACCTTATTTCCATATCCAGGCCTTTCCTAAAAACACTTCCGCCAGTGTGATGATCCCGACACTGGAAGAAGTCGGGAATCAAGGCGTCGCCTTCTGCGCCTACCTGGGCGGCGGCGATGCGGTGCTGTTGAAGCTCAAGGACGTCGATGCCGTGGTGCCGCACATGAGTCCGGAAGACGCCGAGGCGCTGAAAGTGCTCGACGTGTTTCAACTGCACACGCTGGTGCTGAAACACCTGATGGGCATCGACACCAAGCGCCCCGAACACCAACAGTACATCACCTACAATGTGCGCGTGGAGGAATCGATGCAGAACGTGGACAAGGGCGAGTTCGACCTCGTGTTCTTCATGAACGCGACGCGTATCGAGCAGGTGCGGAACCTCGCCGAACAGGGCGTGCGCCTGCCGCAGAAAGCCACCTACTTCTATCCCAAACTGCTCTCCGGGCTGGTGATCAACCGATTCAAGTCATGA
- the yihA gene encoding ribosome biogenesis GTP-binding protein YihA/YsxC, with amino-acid sequence MKIIKAEFVTGAVSPKQFPSQPLPEIAFIGRSNVGKSSLINSLVNRKKLVKTSATPGKTQMINFFNINDAWMLADLPGYGFAKVPPQVQKKWQTLIEDYLRERERLESVVLIVDIRRKPTELDLVMRDWLEDVELDYVVVATKSDKLSQTERKLQMNKIKKEFGGDGARTVLMYSSKNNHGRKELWNYFSSRQKKEEAESNVD; translated from the coding sequence ATGAAAATCATCAAAGCTGAATTCGTCACCGGTGCGGTGTCGCCCAAACAGTTCCCCAGCCAACCGCTCCCTGAAATCGCCTTCATCGGCCGGTCGAACGTGGGCAAGTCGTCGCTCATCAATTCGCTGGTCAACCGCAAGAAGCTGGTGAAGACCAGCGCCACGCCCGGCAAAACGCAGATGATCAATTTCTTCAACATCAACGACGCGTGGATGCTGGCGGACCTGCCGGGTTACGGCTTCGCCAAAGTGCCGCCGCAGGTTCAAAAGAAATGGCAGACGCTGATTGAAGACTACCTGCGGGAGCGCGAACGGCTGGAAAGCGTGGTGCTGATCGTGGATATCCGCCGGAAACCGACGGAGCTGGACCTGGTCATGCGGGACTGGCTGGAGGACGTGGAGCTGGATTACGTGGTGGTGGCCACCAAATCGGACAAGCTGTCGCAGACGGAACGGAAACTTCAGATGAACAAAATCAAGAAGGAGTTCGGCGGCGACGGGGCGCGCACGGTGCTCATGTATTCCAGCAAGAACAACCACGGACGCAAGGAACTGTGGAACTATTTCTCGAGCCGGCAAAAAAAAGAGGAAGCCGAATCCAATGTGGATTGA
- a CDS encoding (2Fe-2S) ferredoxin domain-containing protein — MGPVGPLNHLWRRTMPKPAYHILVCTNQRPPGHPRGSCGENGAMEVFEKIGMGIEQKNLFGKAMLTTTGCMGPCSMGPVVVVYPDGVWYRGVKPDDVDEILESHIINGKKIERLEIPDEMWG, encoded by the coding sequence ATGGGACCTGTGGGTCCTTTGAATCACCTATGGAGGAGAACAATGCCGAAACCTGCATATCACATCCTGGTCTGTACGAACCAGCGCCCCCCCGGGCATCCCCGCGGTTCCTGTGGCGAAAATGGAGCCATGGAAGTTTTTGAAAAAATCGGAATGGGCATCGAGCAGAAAAATCTGTTTGGCAAAGCCATGTTGACCACCACGGGATGCATGGGTCCCTGTTCCATGGGGCCGGTGGTGGTCGTGTACCCGGACGGAGTCTGGTACCGGGGCGTCAAGCCGGACGATGTGGACGAGATTCTCGAGTCTCACATCATCAACGGAAAGAAAATCGAGCGCTTGGAGATCCCCGACGAAATGTGGGGCTGA
- a CDS encoding aminoglycoside phosphotransferase family protein — MNSKTATSPSAQPRFNLPYLANTLGGLFGQSVAGVEATPLEGDASTRRYFRLHPHYRSRGRGPDSLMLMQLPEPFPGEKYDFVRIQKFLEGLNVPVPHLYHYDAAKGFVFLQDCGDITLEQQLQNCDEAELRSWYRQAVDMLADMQFRATQRIRPDCPAYHLRFDTAKLMWEMDFMIEHYIEGLLDLKLSDTVWNALRHHLQRLCSELDRQPLHFTHRDFHSRNLMVHDEGLVILDFQDARMGPSQYDLASLLRDSYHVLPEEFVSDMVDRFISLKKQKEKRDVDADEYRRVFDLMSIQRNLKAIGTFAYQKHTVGNGRYEPCIAPTLNYIRTTLKLHDDWKGLRHALESAIPELAA, encoded by the coding sequence ATGAATTCCAAAACCGCAACCAGCCCGTCCGCCCAGCCGCGTTTCAATCTTCCCTATCTGGCAAATACACTGGGTGGCCTGTTCGGGCAATCGGTGGCCGGGGTGGAAGCCACCCCGCTGGAAGGCGACGCTTCCACGCGCCGCTATTTCCGCCTGCACCCGCATTACCGGTCGCGCGGACGCGGGCCGGACTCGCTGATGCTGATGCAGTTGCCGGAACCGTTTCCCGGCGAGAAGTACGATTTCGTCCGCATTCAAAAATTCCTGGAAGGGCTGAACGTGCCGGTGCCGCATCTTTACCATTATGACGCGGCGAAGGGATTCGTTTTCCTGCAGGACTGCGGGGACATCACGCTGGAGCAGCAGCTTCAAAACTGCGACGAGGCCGAGCTCCGTTCCTGGTACCGGCAGGCGGTGGACATGCTGGCCGACATGCAGTTCCGCGCGACTCAGCGCATCCGTCCGGACTGCCCGGCGTACCACCTGCGCTTCGATACGGCCAAGCTGATGTGGGAAATGGACTTCATGATCGAACACTACATCGAAGGCCTGCTGGACCTAAAACTGAGCGATACCGTGTGGAATGCATTGCGTCACCATCTGCAACGCCTGTGTTCCGAACTCGACCGGCAACCACTCCACTTCACGCACCGCGATTTCCACAGCCGCAACCTGATGGTGCACGATGAGGGGCTGGTGATCCTCGATTTCCAGGATGCACGGATGGGTCCCAGCCAGTACGACCTCGCCTCACTGCTCCGCGACTCGTATCACGTTCTCCCAGAGGAATTCGTGAGCGATATGGTGGACCGCTTCATCAGCCTCAAGAAGCAAAAAGAAAAAAGGGACGTGGATGCGGACGAATACCGCCGCGTGTTTGACCTGATGTCGATTCAGCGCAACCTGAAAGCCATCGGCACCTTCGCTTACCAGAAACACACCGTGGGCAACGGCCGCTATGAACCCTGCATCGCGCCGACGTTGAATTACATCCGCACCACCCTGAAACTCCACGACGATTGGAAAGGCCTGCGCCACGCATTGGAGTCGGCCATCCCGGAGCTCGCCGCCTGA
- the lptG gene encoding LPS export ABC transporter permease LptG, which produces MKILKRYILAQFLKTYLLMVVAMVGVFLVIDAFERLDEFVTKHGTFWDFVLYFLYKTPFILSYMAPQAVLLATVVTLVGLARNNELIAMRACGISLTGITQPILSTSLIIALGLVLLNEFVTPKTSENMNYIFYVKVRGHQNMHQTNNQNLWLRSPNGSIWNMETFDAVNNVMYDVSLFYYDREHPVMRQRIDAEKVSWNGDQWVFEKGAMRFFSPGGLDKTQFFETQVFPVLEKPEDFNKVQKRPEEMSAREMYQNVLIKESEGFDTARSLVDLHHKLSYPFISVVLALVGIPLSIRSSRRGGLLFCIGISLAIGFLFFFFYATSISLGQKGTFGPVLAAWGPCLLFITLGLYLLLTLDSEKVLPI; this is translated from the coding sequence ATGAAAATCCTGAAACGTTACATTTTAGCCCAGTTTCTGAAAACCTACCTGTTGATGGTCGTCGCCATGGTCGGCGTGTTTCTGGTCATCGACGCTTTCGAGCGGCTCGACGAGTTCGTCACCAAGCACGGCACATTCTGGGATTTTGTTCTCTACTTCCTTTATAAGACCCCGTTCATCCTGTCCTACATGGCCCCGCAGGCGGTGCTGCTGGCGACGGTAGTGACGCTGGTGGGCCTGGCCCGCAACAACGAACTGATCGCCATGCGCGCCTGCGGCATCAGCCTGACGGGCATCACCCAACCCATCCTGAGCACCTCGCTCATCATCGCGCTGGGCCTGGTTCTGCTCAATGAGTTCGTGACGCCCAAAACCAGCGAGAACATGAATTACATTTTTTACGTGAAAGTGCGCGGCCACCAAAACATGCACCAGACCAACAACCAGAACCTGTGGCTGAGATCGCCCAATGGCTCTATCTGGAACATGGAGACCTTCGATGCGGTCAATAACGTGATGTATGATGTCAGCCTGTTTTATTACGACCGCGAGCATCCTGTCATGCGCCAGCGCATCGACGCGGAAAAAGTGTCGTGGAACGGCGACCAGTGGGTGTTTGAAAAGGGCGCCATGCGGTTTTTCTCCCCGGGCGGTCTCGATAAAACCCAGTTTTTCGAGACGCAGGTGTTCCCCGTGCTGGAAAAACCGGAGGATTTCAACAAGGTGCAGAAACGACCGGAAGAGATGAGCGCGCGGGAAATGTACCAGAACGTCCTGATCAAGGAATCCGAGGGATTCGACACGGCGAGAAGCCTCGTCGATCTGCATCACAAACTGTCGTATCCGTTCATCAGCGTGGTGCTGGCGCTGGTGGGAATCCCGCTCTCCATCCGTTCCAGCAGGCGGGGTGGATTGTTATTCTGTATCGGCATCAGTCTCGCCATCGGGTTTCTGTTTTTCTTTTTCTACGCCACCTCCATTTCACTCGGACAAAAAGGCACCTTCGGGCCCGTGCTGGCGGCGTGGGGTCCGTGCCTGCTGTTCATCACCCTGGGCCTGTATCTTCTGCTGACGCTGGACAGCGAAAAAGTGCTTCCCATATAA
- a CDS encoding Ppx/GppA phosphatase family protein: MNHFASVDIGSNTIRLLIMQANGQGEFREVASERAITRLGEGIHTEKKLLPHRIDLALNTLRGFQERCRQYGEVPMKLVATSAVREAANKDEFVNRAKDELGLTIDVIPWEEEARLTLAGVFWKLPEDDRPMVTFDIGGGSTEFIFSRGRKVEAVAGTSLGVVRLTERFLTQHPVVENEYRPLRAFLAEELADVSRKLGSPKPEVLVGTAGTVTTLAAMRDDIFPYDPERIHGMHLPLADVERLNDELKAKSIEERRNIRTLETGREDLIIAGTAILLETMHTFACETLTVSEYSLREGVLIDAFGGRAGAS; the protein is encoded by the coding sequence ATGAATCACTTCGCCTCGGTTGACATCGGTTCCAACACCATCCGCCTGCTCATCATGCAGGCCAATGGACAGGGTGAGTTCCGCGAAGTGGCCTCGGAACGCGCCATCACCCGGCTGGGCGAAGGCATCCACACCGAAAAAAAACTCCTGCCGCACCGCATCGACCTCGCTTTGAACACCCTGCGCGGATTTCAGGAGCGGTGCCGCCAATACGGCGAGGTGCCGATGAAGCTGGTCGCCACCAGCGCCGTGCGTGAAGCGGCCAACAAGGATGAATTTGTCAACCGTGCGAAAGACGAGCTCGGCCTCACCATCGACGTCATTCCGTGGGAGGAAGAGGCGCGGCTGACGCTGGCCGGGGTGTTCTGGAAACTGCCGGAGGACGACCGGCCGATGGTGACCTTCGACATCGGCGGCGGCAGCACCGAGTTCATTTTCTCACGCGGGCGCAAGGTGGAGGCGGTGGCGGGCACGTCGCTCGGCGTGGTGCGGCTCACCGAACGGTTTCTCACGCAACACCCGGTGGTGGAAAACGAATACCGGCCCCTGCGCGCCTTCCTGGCGGAGGAGTTGGCCGACGTGTCGCGCAAACTGGGTTCGCCGAAACCCGAAGTGCTGGTAGGCACGGCCGGCACGGTGACCACGCTCGCCGCCATGCGCGACGACATCTTTCCCTACGACCCGGAGCGCATTCACGGCATGCACCTGCCGCTGGCCGACGTCGAACGCCTGAACGACGAGCTGAAGGCGAAATCCATCGAAGAACGCCGGAACATCCGCACACTGGAGACGGGACGCGAGGACCTCATCATCGCCGGCACAGCCATCCTTCTGGAAACCATGCACACGTTCGCCTGCGAAACCCTGACGGTCAGCGAATACAGCCTGCGGGAGGGAGTGCTGATCGATGCCTTCGGCGGCCGGGCGGGGGCAAGCTGA
- the ilvB gene encoding biosynthetic-type acetolactate synthase large subunit: MSRTRPSTAKKVVNIDRKKDLANPPMKGRDILVKALENEGVDTVFGYPGGASMEIHQALTLTKKIRHVLPRHEQGGSFAAGGYARVTGRPGVCIATSGPGATNLLTGIMDAKMDSIPLVAITGQVPTPVIGSDAFQETDIVGASFPLVKHSYLVQDINDIPQIIHEAFHIASTGRPGPVLVDIPKNIQQQETIPDFKVGLDIPGYRPNLKPAPQQVKKAMHLIKEARRPIIYAGGGIVSAEASDELRKFVKKTGIPITNTVMGLGSFPMDDPLSLHMLGMHGAVYANIAINHADLVIALGVRFDDRVTGKLSEFCPNAKFIHVDIDPSEINKNITVDVPIQGDVKQALKMMNEMAEKKKDMGPWLTQVQEWKQEFPLTYKMSDKDIVPQHVITELQRIAGDEAIVSVGVGQHQMWTAQFWRFKQPRRWLCSSGLGAMGFGLPAAMGAAVARPDLPVVNIDGDGSFLMNIQELQTCKIENIPVKSVVLNNAHLGMVAQWEDRFYKSLRGHTYIGDADFAEIADAFGIKGESIRKPEEVEPALKRMMKHKGPYVLDVKYPYNDKSHGHVIPMIPGGHTYLDTILDTDTNLREYWRKKGIDV, encoded by the coding sequence ATGTCCCGCACGCGTCCGTCCACAGCAAAAAAAGTCGTCAACATCGACCGGAAAAAAGATCTCGCCAACCCGCCCATGAAGGGACGGGACATCCTCGTGAAAGCTCTGGAAAACGAAGGCGTGGACACGGTGTTTGGCTATCCCGGCGGTGCGTCGATGGAAATCCACCAGGCGTTGACGCTCACCAAGAAAATCCGCCACGTCCTGCCGCGCCACGAACAGGGTGGTTCGTTTGCCGCGGGCGGCTACGCGCGGGTGACGGGCCGGCCGGGCGTATGCATCGCCACCTCCGGTCCGGGCGCAACCAACCTGTTGACCGGCATCATGGACGCGAAGATGGACTCCATTCCGCTTGTCGCCATCACGGGCCAGGTACCGACGCCGGTGATCGGCAGTGACGCGTTCCAGGAAACGGACATCGTCGGCGCTTCGTTTCCATTGGTCAAACACAGCTACCTGGTGCAGGACATCAACGATATTCCGCAGATCATTCACGAGGCGTTTCACATCGCTTCCACGGGGCGGCCGGGGCCGGTGCTCGTTGACATTCCCAAGAACATCCAACAGCAGGAAACGATCCCGGACTTCAAAGTCGGGCTCGATATTCCGGGTTACCGCCCGAACCTGAAGCCTGCGCCGCAACAGGTGAAAAAAGCCATGCACCTGATCAAGGAAGCGCGGCGGCCCATCATTTATGCGGGCGGCGGCATCGTCTCCGCGGAAGCTTCCGACGAGTTGCGTAAGTTTGTCAAGAAGACGGGCATTCCCATCACCAACACGGTCATGGGCCTCGGCAGTTTCCCGATGGACGATCCGCTTTCACTCCATATGCTCGGCATGCACGGCGCGGTGTACGCGAACATCGCCATCAACCACGCCGATCTCGTCATCGCACTCGGCGTACGCTTCGACGACCGCGTCACCGGCAAGCTTTCCGAGTTCTGCCCGAACGCGAAGTTCATCCATGTGGATATCGATCCGTCGGAGATCAACAAGAACATCACCGTCGATGTGCCGATCCAGGGCGATGTCAAACAGGCGCTCAAGATGATGAACGAGATGGCGGAAAAGAAAAAGGACATGGGTCCCTGGCTGACACAGGTCCAGGAGTGGAAACAGGAGTTTCCGCTGACGTACAAGATGAGCGACAAGGACATCGTGCCGCAACACGTGATCACCGAACTGCAACGCATCGCCGGGGACGAAGCCATCGTTTCCGTCGGCGTCGGCCAGCACCAGATGTGGACGGCACAGTTCTGGCGGTTCAAGCAACCGCGGCGCTGGCTGTGCTCTTCCGGGTTGGGCGCAATGGGCTTCGGCCTGCCTGCCGCAATGGGCGCGGCGGTGGCGCGGCCGGACCTTCCCGTCGTCAACATCGACGGCGACGGCTCGTTCCTCATGAACATTCAGGAACTGCAGACCTGCAAGATCGAAAACATTCCGGTGAAAAGCGTCGTCCTCAATAACGCACACCTCGGCATGGTGGCCCAGTGGGAGGACCGCTTCTACAAGTCCCTGCGCGGGCACACCTACATCGGCGATGCGGATTTCGCGGAGATCGCCGATGCCTTCGGCATCAAGGGCGAGTCCATCCGCAAACCGGAGGAAGTGGAGCCGGCGTTGAAACGTATGATGAAGCACAAAGGGCCCTACGTGCTCGACGTCAAGTATCCTTACAACGACAAGAGCCACGGCCACGTCATTCCAATGATCCCCGGCGGACACACGTACCTCGACACCATTCTCGACACGGACACCAACCTGCGCGAGTACTGGCGCAAAAAAGGCATCGACGTGTAA
- a CDS encoding MBL fold metallo-hydrolase produces MAIWLAWAGVAVAEEARTFEILPHIWTVHSEGGPDANATFIITDQGVIVIDTRMTAQGGQHLHDEIRKKTDKPVTHVVNTHHHKDSVLGNSAFKECPSIIAHLKAQKNMETMAKLEGLKGLTYPNLAFDKKVELTLGGYLLELRHPGPGHTDGDLYVYLPTWRTIIAGGLVFNRVIPDMNDSYIDPWIDALQEMEDIDAELIVPGHGRPGGKQIIIQAKHYLILLRQYVNRELDKGYDLNKTIENVTARLKEKYSDWTHAERMEENIRRAFIEYTAKRET; encoded by the coding sequence TTGGCAATCTGGCTGGCGTGGGCCGGCGTGGCGGTGGCGGAGGAGGCGCGGACCTTCGAGATCCTGCCGCACATCTGGACGGTGCACTCCGAGGGCGGACCGGATGCGAATGCGACCTTCATCATCACCGATCAGGGTGTGATCGTGATCGACACGCGAATGACCGCGCAAGGCGGCCAACACCTGCATGATGAAATCCGCAAGAAGACGGACAAGCCCGTCACGCACGTGGTCAACACGCACCATCACAAGGACAGCGTGCTCGGCAACTCGGCGTTCAAGGAGTGCCCCTCCATCATCGCGCACCTGAAAGCGCAGAAAAACATGGAAACCATGGCCAAACTGGAGGGGTTGAAAGGCCTGACCTACCCGAACCTCGCGTTTGATAAGAAGGTGGAGTTGACTCTGGGCGGGTACCTCCTGGAATTGCGCCACCCGGGTCCGGGGCATACCGACGGCGATCTCTACGTGTACCTTCCCACCTGGCGTACGATCATCGCGGGCGGGCTGGTGTTCAATCGCGTCATTCCGGACATGAATGACAGTTACATCGATCCGTGGATCGATGCCCTGCAAGAGATGGAAGACATTGACGCGGAGCTGATCGTGCCCGGTCACGGCCGTCCCGGTGGCAAGCAGATCATCATCCAGGCGAAGCACTATTTGATCCTGCTCCGGCAGTACGTCAACCGCGAGCTCGATAAAGGATACGATCTCAACAAAACGATCGAAAACGTGACCGCGCGATTGAAGGAAAAGTACAGCGACTGGACGCATGCCGAACGGATGGAGGAGAACATCCGCCGTGCGTTCATCGAGTACACCGCGAAGCGGGAAACCTGA
- a CDS encoding ClpXP protease specificity-enhancing factor SspB has product METPAQTKQDMLNHLLSQGDAMVCLDARQPDVDVPKQHKHNPMLNLVLNLGFRRPIEADENGIYATLSFGGRPYKCIIPFTAVWAMYDPQTNEGQVWEESIPQDIDLMEEMTKAKKPDPTRKTTIQPQTRAAAKSAEKDKETDPKPKRDRSHLRVIK; this is encoded by the coding sequence ATGGAGACCCCTGCCCAGACCAAACAGGACATGCTGAACCACCTGCTCAGCCAGGGCGACGCCATGGTGTGCCTGGACGCGCGCCAGCCGGATGTGGACGTGCCCAAACAGCACAAGCACAACCCCATGCTGAACCTGGTGCTCAACCTGGGGTTCCGCCGTCCCATCGAAGCCGATGAAAACGGCATTTACGCCACCCTGTCGTTCGGCGGCCGCCCGTACAAATGCATCATCCCCTTCACCGCGGTTTGGGCCATGTACGATCCGCAAACCAACGAAGGCCAGGTGTGGGAGGAAAGCATTCCGCAGGATATCGACCTGATGGAGGAGATGACCAAGGCGAAAAAGCCGGACCCCACGCGGAAAACCACCATTCAGCCGCAAACCCGCGCCGCCGCGAAATCCGCCGAAAAGGACAAGGAAACGGATCCCAAGCCGAAGCGCGACCGCTCGCATTTGCGCGTCATCAAGTGA
- a CDS encoding Spy/CpxP family protein refolding chaperone gives MRHFVSSIPRVLVYGFALPLLLTGTVTLAAASPEEGSNTEGQMKSPHGYTHGSPHGTSPHGSGYSGHHGKEEGSGKGYEHGEGYSHGSKGYGHGYKKGHGSYGHGGGHHGDRDPFSHLLKFAKPLGLTEDQLKTISDKQFEYQKKSVQLHAEHRIAHMELEKLVHSGEFDESAIRNVGERMKTVKAASIQLMIDAKIALLQVLTDDQRKKIGGLHHGG, from the coding sequence ATGCGCCATTTCGTTTCATCCATTCCCCGCGTTCTCGTTTACGGATTCGCCTTGCCCCTGTTGCTGACCGGGACGGTCACCCTGGCCGCGGCCAGCCCGGAAGAAGGCAGTAATACTGAAGGTCAAATGAAATCGCCGCACGGCTACACCCACGGCTCGCCGCATGGCACCTCTCCGCATGGATCGGGTTACTCCGGCCACCATGGCAAGGAAGAGGGCAGTGGCAAGGGCTACGAACACGGCGAGGGCTACAGCCACGGATCGAAAGGGTATGGCCACGGTTATAAAAAAGGTCATGGCAGTTACGGTCATGGCGGCGGACACCACGGCGACCGCGATCCGTTCTCGCATCTCCTGAAATTCGCCAAACCGCTGGGACTCACTGAGGATCAGTTGAAAACCATCAGCGACAAGCAGTTTGAGTACCAGAAGAAAAGTGTGCAACTGCATGCCGAGCACCGCATCGCGCACATGGAACTGGAGAAACTGGTGCACAGCGGTGAGTTCGACGAAAGCGCCATCCGCAACGTCGGCGAGCGCATGAAGACGGTGAAGGCGGCCTCGATCCAGTTGATGATCGACGCCAAGATCGCTCTGCTTCAGGTATTGACCGACGACCAGCGCAAGAAGATCGGCGGCCTGCACCACGGCGGTTGA